In Deltaproteobacteria bacterium, one genomic interval encodes:
- a CDS encoding ATP-binding protein gives MNSARQIRPRDRDVVLQSLRAGLVPRRGLQHIQVGRAGEVEALLCDIERIADGGSAIRFIIGDYGAGKTFFLNLVRSVALEKQLVTAHADLTPDRRLQCSGGRARALYAELMRNLSSRSKPEGGALSAVVERFVSSALGQARTEGRRPDAVIQERLEKLGEMVGGYDFAQVVSAYWKGHDTGNDRIKSDAVRWLRGEFNARSDARTALGVRTIIDDAGFYDYLKLMALFVRLAGYRGLLITLDEMVNLYKINHSGSRNSNYEQVLRIFNDSLQGISVGLGFLMGGTPDLLLDTRRGLHSFEALRSRLAQTGFVREGLVDFSGPVLNLASLTQEEIFLLLSKLRVVYAAGDETKCRLPDEALYAYMEHCNRRLGEAYFRTPRATIKFFLDLLFILDQNPGVSWRELLGRLEIHPDPGPADGTNEPEEAPKEDDELATFRL, from the coding sequence ATGAATAGCGCCCGTCAGATTCGACCCAGAGACCGGGACGTCGTTTTACAGTCGCTTCGGGCCGGGCTGGTACCCCGCAGAGGACTTCAGCACATACAGGTGGGACGCGCCGGCGAGGTCGAGGCCCTTCTATGCGACATCGAGCGGATTGCCGACGGTGGATCGGCCATCCGTTTTATCATCGGCGATTATGGTGCGGGCAAAACGTTCTTTCTGAACCTTGTCCGGTCCGTAGCACTGGAAAAGCAACTCGTTACGGCTCATGCGGACCTGACTCCCGACCGTCGCCTGCAATGTTCGGGGGGGCGGGCCCGGGCCCTGTACGCCGAACTGATGCGGAACCTATCGAGTCGCAGTAAGCCGGAAGGGGGCGCGCTTTCCGCCGTGGTGGAACGGTTCGTATCCTCGGCTCTGGGTCAGGCGCGAACCGAAGGAAGAAGGCCGGACGCAGTCATTCAGGAGCGCCTGGAAAAATTGGGCGAGATGGTGGGAGGATATGATTTCGCCCAGGTGGTGTCCGCCTATTGGAAAGGTCACGACACGGGAAACGACCGGATCAAAAGCGACGCGGTGCGGTGGTTGCGAGGGGAATTCAACGCCAGGAGCGATGCCCGCACCGCTTTGGGGGTGCGCACCATCATTGATGACGCGGGTTTCTACGACTATCTCAAATTGATGGCTCTTTTCGTGCGTCTGGCCGGCTACCGGGGGCTCCTGATCACCCTGGACGAAATGGTGAATCTGTACAAAATAAACCATTCCGGATCCAGAAACAGCAATTACGAGCAGGTCCTTCGCATTTTCAACGACAGTCTTCAGGGAATCAGTGTGGGATTGGGTTTTTTGATGGGGGGCACTCCGGATCTTCTTTTGGATACGAGACGCGGACTTCACAGTTTCGAGGCCTTACGGTCGCGGCTGGCGCAGACGGGGTTTGTACGAGAGGGGCTGGTGGATTTCAGCGGGCCGGTATTGAACCTGGCTTCTCTCACCCAGGAAGAGATTTTCCTGCTCTTGTCCAAATTACGCGTTGTGTACGCCGCCGGCGACGAGACGAAATGCCGGTTGCCGGACGAGGCTCTGTATGCCTACATGGAACACTGCAATCGCCGCCTGGGGGAGGCCTATTTCCGCACTCCGCGCGCCACGATAAAGTTCTTTCTGGACCTGTTGTTTATCCTGGATCAGAATCCCGGGGTTTCCTGGCGGGAATTGTTGGGCCGGCTGGAGATTCATCCCGATCCCGGACCGGCGGACGGAACGAACGAACCGGAGGAAGCGCCAAAGGAAGACGATGAGCTTGCGACCTTCAGACTCTGA
- a CDS encoding TerB N-terminal domain-containing protein, giving the protein MTGLLVLAAWAFLAWLIVKALRNGFIGRKEKTPAGPEPDDDILIRVSAGSGGDTYRIPPEPGISEECWMSPGREVTVQGYSIPGGMIYVGERLTSLNGHMIEPALINPALPVDDRVSDPEGSSFGYWPSYSRIPPHARATYLGWLARGRKDPYIGIGYVFLFFYGVERRCLADAGKSEHAGGEREALGKEVERLLSIYGNHHAFRRYASSFLDYLDLSSAAGEKPVARQPPSMQTFREMPARLKFGLARMAAERIPVPAEWALTWVLSHQETKLRTPAKRCEGEFRALFKIRYEERFGEGMMLESTGPPLTLTYKPASASFGREVAASTPFCDVSTAKAPIRPLAELVTSCQEELDGYSRLLGREPDAGGGLPALALLPTPLLSRADMEESSEFRGWLDEQLGGKDLIAADAREFVRRWPVRQADRMLKREHVLLVQLLEKWRLGLEPDPRFAGPCLRAKGRVMLFRVGDNGSHAPSEEYLSARMLLHLAVLAFGPAGGASEDDMRSLEGFLSRSLGLTSGEEIRLWAHYKWLLDDPSVFGRISKRVETLPEPDRLRIGRALDSLASSDGGVRPSEVCVLTRIYHVLGLDPGKFRIRTDAPAHPIVPCEGMADLRTAEIPAVQREETNGILLDMHRLRMIREDTAKVSALLADVFCEEEDVVTPVASQEQLVAGLDLAHSALLKALADKESWPREEFEDLAARWGLLPEGALEILNEAAWDSVGEALCGDEDPIRLDRTVLEEMFT; this is encoded by the coding sequence ATGACAGGTTTGCTGGTGCTGGCCGCCTGGGCGTTTTTGGCCTGGCTGATCGTCAAGGCGCTTCGAAATGGATTCATCGGTCGGAAAGAAAAGACGCCGGCCGGACCCGAACCGGACGACGATATCCTTATCCGGGTGAGCGCCGGCTCGGGCGGCGACACCTACCGGATTCCGCCCGAGCCCGGGATTTCCGAGGAGTGTTGGATGTCTCCCGGCCGCGAGGTGACCGTCCAAGGCTACTCCATTCCCGGCGGAATGATCTATGTGGGCGAGCGGTTGACCTCCCTGAACGGACATATGATCGAACCTGCTCTGATCAATCCGGCTTTACCGGTTGACGATCGTGTTTCCGATCCGGAAGGATCGTCGTTCGGCTATTGGCCCTCCTACAGTCGTATTCCTCCGCATGCGCGCGCCACGTATCTCGGGTGGCTCGCCCGGGGACGCAAGGATCCGTATATAGGAATCGGTTATGTCTTTCTGTTTTTCTACGGCGTCGAAAGGCGATGCCTGGCGGACGCGGGGAAGTCGGAACACGCTGGGGGCGAAAGGGAGGCGCTCGGAAAGGAAGTCGAACGGCTTTTGAGTATCTATGGCAACCACCATGCGTTTCGCCGTTACGCATCCTCTTTTCTGGATTATTTGGATCTGTCTTCCGCTGCCGGTGAGAAGCCCGTAGCCCGGCAACCTCCTTCGATGCAAACTTTCCGGGAAATGCCCGCAAGACTGAAGTTCGGTCTTGCCCGGATGGCGGCCGAACGTATTCCGGTTCCCGCGGAGTGGGCCCTGACCTGGGTCCTGTCCCATCAGGAAACGAAACTGCGAACTCCCGCCAAGCGGTGCGAAGGAGAATTCCGGGCTCTTTTCAAGATCCGATATGAGGAGCGATTCGGCGAGGGGATGATGCTTGAATCCACCGGACCTCCCCTGACGCTCACGTATAAACCCGCCAGTGCGTCGTTTGGACGGGAGGTCGCCGCATCCACGCCGTTCTGTGACGTAAGTACGGCGAAGGCGCCGATTCGACCACTCGCGGAACTCGTGACGAGCTGCCAGGAAGAACTGGACGGCTACAGCCGTTTGCTGGGGAGGGAACCGGATGCCGGGGGCGGTCTTCCGGCGCTGGCTCTGTTGCCGACGCCCCTGCTTTCCCGAGCGGACATGGAGGAATCCTCCGAATTCAGAGGTTGGCTCGATGAACAGCTTGGTGGAAAGGACCTCATAGCCGCGGATGCGAGGGAATTCGTCCGGCGTTGGCCTGTCCGGCAGGCTGATCGAATGCTCAAAAGGGAACATGTGCTTCTAGTTCAACTACTCGAGAAATGGCGTCTGGGCCTGGAACCGGATCCCCGTTTCGCGGGGCCCTGCCTGCGAGCCAAAGGGAGAGTCATGCTTTTCAGGGTAGGGGATAACGGCTCCCATGCTCCATCCGAAGAGTATCTGTCCGCCCGGATGCTGCTACATCTGGCGGTCTTGGCTTTCGGCCCGGCCGGAGGGGCTTCGGAGGATGACATGCGTTCCCTCGAGGGTTTTCTCAGCCGGTCTCTGGGATTGACCTCCGGTGAAGAGATTCGTCTGTGGGCTCATTATAAGTGGTTGCTGGATGATCCGTCGGTTTTCGGGAGAATAAGCAAGCGCGTGGAAACCCTTCCGGAGCCCGACCGCCTGAGGATCGGGCGGGCTCTAGACTCCCTGGCGTCGAGTGACGGAGGGGTTCGTCCGAGCGAGGTTTGCGTACTGACCCGGATCTACCATGTGTTGGGGCTCGACCCCGGTAAGTTCCGAATTCGAACCGATGCGCCGGCGCATCCCATCGTTCCCTGCGAGGGGATGGCGGACCTTCGAACAGCCGAGATTCCTGCCGTGCAAAGAGAAGAGACGAACGGCATCCTCCTGGACATGCATCGGTTGCGCATGATCAGGGAGGATACGGCCAAGGTTTCGGCTTTGCTTGCCGATGTGTTTTGCGAGGAAGAAGATGTCGTCACGCCGGTCGCATCACAGGAACAACTCGTCGCCGGATTGGACCTCGCCCATTCGGCCCTTCTGAAAGCGCTTGCCGATAAGGAGTCATGGCCCCGTGAGGAATTCGAGGATCTGGCCGCCCGATGGGGCCTGCTCCCGGAAGGAGCCCTTGAAATCCTCAACGAGGCCGCCTGGGACAGCGTGGGCGAAGCCTTGTGCGGGGATGAGGACCCGATCCGGCTCGATCGAACCGTACTCGAGGAGATGTTTACATGA